A genomic window from Nocardioides rotundus includes:
- a CDS encoding carbohydrate ABC transporter permease yields MSRSPAHPRSVAPSTLSRVTVNAGLLLACAYFLFPIWWLVVASTKSRGDLYTTPSLWFSDDIAALDNLRRVMEYDGGNYLRWIGNSLLYSGTAAVIGVLVSMAAGYALAKFDFAGKSLVMVTILGGLLLPSALLTIPLYFFFDSVGLVNNPLAVIIPSCASPFGVFLGLIFAETVPDEVIEAARIDGAGEFRIFFTIVLRMLAPGMVTIALFLFVGTWNNFLLPLVMLRDKELLPVTLGLQTWQGYKAVDLTDLVLIGSLVAVLPVIVLFLTLQRFWQSGLTAGAVKG; encoded by the coding sequence ATGAGCCGCTCCCCCGCCCACCCGCGCTCGGTGGCGCCGTCCACGCTCTCCCGAGTGACGGTCAACGCCGGCCTGCTGCTCGCCTGTGCCTACTTCCTGTTCCCGATCTGGTGGCTGGTCGTCGCCTCGACGAAGTCCCGCGGCGACCTCTACACCACGCCGAGCCTGTGGTTCTCCGACGACATCGCGGCGCTGGACAACCTGCGACGGGTGATGGAGTACGACGGCGGCAACTACCTGCGCTGGATCGGCAACTCGCTGCTCTACTCCGGCACCGCGGCGGTGATCGGGGTGCTCGTCTCCATGGCGGCCGGCTATGCCCTGGCGAAGTTCGACTTCGCGGGCAAGTCGCTGGTGATGGTGACCATCCTCGGTGGCCTGCTGCTCCCGTCGGCCCTGCTGACCATCCCGCTCTACTTCTTCTTCGACAGCGTGGGGCTGGTCAACAACCCGCTGGCGGTCATCATCCCCTCCTGCGCCAGCCCGTTCGGGGTGTTCCTCGGCCTGATCTTCGCCGAGACGGTGCCCGACGAGGTGATCGAGGCCGCCCGGATCGACGGCGCCGGCGAGTTCCGGATCTTCTTCACCATCGTGCTGCGGATGCTGGCTCCGGGGATGGTGACGATCGCGCTGTTCCTCTTCGTCGGCACGTGGAACAACTTCCTGCTCCCCCTGGTGATGCTGCGGGACAAGGAGCTGCTGCCCGTGACGCTCGGCCTGCAGACCTGGCAGGGCTACAAGGCCGTCGACCTCACCGACCTGGTGCTGATCGGGTCGCTGGTGGCTGTGCTGCCGGTGATCGTCTTGTTCCTCACCCTGCAGCGGTTCTGGCAGTCCGGCCTGACCGCCGGCGCGGTCAAGGGGTGA
- a CDS encoding DeoR/GlpR family DNA-binding transcription regulator gives MSRHERLNAILTLLADHGRLDVEEAVAHLQVSAATVRRDFDHLARQQLLTRTHGGAAAVSGSYDLPLGYKIARQANEKRRIALAAAGLVRAGSTIAFNGGTTTTEVARTVASLPEFAEEGAITVVTNALNVAMELVVRPQVKIVVVGGVARPQSYELIGPLGDAVLDQIHLHTAFIGVDAVDPEYGATAHHEGEASVNRKLASRAERVVVVADATKVGRAAFAQICPPEEIDILVTDADPGAEVRAAFAERGVEVLVADGA, from the coding sequence ATGTCCCGTCACGAGCGCCTGAACGCCATCCTCACGCTGCTCGCGGATCACGGACGCCTGGACGTCGAGGAGGCGGTCGCCCACCTCCAGGTCTCCGCGGCCACGGTGCGCCGGGACTTCGACCACCTGGCCCGGCAGCAGCTGCTGACCCGCACCCACGGCGGGGCGGCCGCCGTGTCCGGCTCCTACGACCTGCCGCTGGGCTACAAGATCGCCCGACAGGCGAACGAGAAGCGCCGGATCGCCCTCGCCGCCGCCGGCCTGGTGCGCGCCGGGTCGACGATCGCCTTCAACGGCGGGACGACCACCACCGAGGTCGCGCGCACGGTCGCCAGCCTGCCCGAGTTCGCCGAGGAGGGGGCGATCACCGTGGTGACCAACGCGCTCAACGTCGCCATGGAGCTGGTCGTGCGCCCCCAGGTGAAGATCGTGGTCGTCGGCGGGGTCGCGCGGCCGCAGTCCTATGAGCTGATCGGTCCGCTCGGCGACGCCGTCCTGGACCAGATCCACCTGCACACCGCGTTCATCGGGGTGGACGCCGTCGACCCCGAGTACGGCGCGACCGCGCACCACGAGGGCGAGGCGAGCGTCAACCGCAAGCTCGCCTCGCGGGCCGAGCGCGTGGTCGTGGTCGCGGATGCGACCAAGGTCGGCCGCGCCGCCTTCGCCCAGATCTGCCCGCCGGAGGAGATCGACATCCTGGTCACCGACGCCGACCCCGGCGCGGAGGTCCGCGCGGCCTTCGCCGAGCGCGGGGTCGAGGTCCTCGTCGCCGACGGCGCCTGA
- a CDS encoding SIS domain-containing protein: MTNHVDAEILSQPDCWREAAAVAAETADRLPRPGERVAVVGCGTSWFIAMAYAALREAGGHGETDAFAASEAPTGRAYDRVLAITRSGTTTEVLRFLEGVGDTPSLTLTGVAGMPVEEVSADTIVLAFADEESVVQTRFATSALAFLRAHLGEDIEPVARAGERALAVDVAPYLDAGQVTYLGRGATVGLAHEAALKAREAAQFWSESYPAMDYRHGPISIAQPGRLVWCLGEPVDGLAEDVAATGATLVHHPDLDPLAQLVVAQRFAIGLAQARGLDPDRPRHLARSVVLPAG; this comes from the coding sequence GTGACCAACCACGTGGACGCTGAGATCCTGAGTCAGCCGGACTGCTGGCGGGAGGCCGCCGCCGTCGCGGCCGAGACCGCCGACCGGCTGCCCCGCCCAGGCGAGCGGGTGGCGGTCGTCGGCTGCGGCACCTCCTGGTTCATCGCGATGGCCTACGCGGCCCTGCGCGAGGCCGGCGGCCACGGCGAGACCGACGCCTTCGCCGCCTCCGAGGCGCCGACCGGGCGGGCCTACGACCGAGTCCTGGCGATCACCCGCTCCGGCACCACCACCGAGGTGCTCCGCTTCCTGGAGGGGGTAGGCGACACCCCGAGCCTCACCCTGACCGGGGTGGCCGGGATGCCGGTGGAGGAGGTCTCGGCCGACACGATCGTGCTCGCCTTCGCCGACGAGGAGTCGGTGGTGCAGACCCGCTTCGCGACCAGCGCCCTGGCCTTCCTCCGGGCCCACCTGGGGGAGGACATCGAGCCCGTCGCCCGCGCCGGCGAGCGGGCCCTCGCGGTCGATGTGGCGCCGTACCTCGACGCGGGCCAGGTCACCTATCTCGGCCGCGGCGCCACCGTGGGTCTGGCCCACGAGGCGGCGCTGAAGGCCCGCGAGGCCGCCCAGTTCTGGTCGGAGTCCTACCCCGCGATGGACTATCGGCACGGTCCGATCTCCATCGCCCAGCCCGGCCGGCTGGTCTGGTGCCTCGGCGAGCCGGTGGACGGCCTGGCCGAGGACGTCGCGGCGACCGGGGCGACCCTGGTGCACCATCCCGACCTTGACCCCCTGGCGCAGCTGGTGGTGGCACAGCGCTTCGCCATCGGCCTGGCCCAGGCTCGCGGCCTGGATCCCGACCGGCCGCGCCACCTCGCTCGCTCCGTCGTCCTCCCCGCGGGGTGA
- a CDS encoding ROK family protein: MSTSVVGAVDVGGTTVKAGILSGARLEPVAASRPTPYGADAVVDVIVDLVAELAASAELAAVGVALPGIVDEATGTGVRSVNLGWREVSFGDLLRDRLDLPVAVGHDVRAGALAEWQVGAGRGCDDLVFVPIGTGIAAGLVLGGRVHPAGGWAGELGHVDVGHDEACACGRRGCLEAIASGAALARRLGDRTARTVAGAAEVAALVRRGDRDAVAVWDEALDALALALDWTITLLAPEVVVLGGGVALAGDDLLRDPLEARLAARLTFQRRPRLVLAELGDRAGCIGAGILARELIGAGR, translated from the coding sequence GTGAGCACTTCGGTGGTCGGCGCCGTCGACGTCGGCGGGACGACGGTGAAGGCGGGCATCCTCAGCGGGGCCCGCCTCGAGCCGGTCGCGGCCTCCCGCCCGACGCCGTACGGCGCCGACGCCGTGGTCGATGTGATCGTGGACCTCGTCGCGGAGCTCGCAGCATCCGCCGAGCTGGCGGCCGTGGGGGTCGCACTGCCGGGCATCGTCGACGAGGCGACCGGCACCGGGGTGCGATCGGTGAACCTCGGCTGGCGGGAGGTGTCGTTCGGCGACCTGCTGCGGGACCGGCTGGACCTGCCGGTGGCGGTCGGGCACGACGTGCGCGCCGGCGCCCTCGCGGAGTGGCAGGTCGGCGCCGGTCGCGGCTGCGACGATCTGGTCTTCGTGCCGATCGGCACCGGCATCGCCGCCGGCCTGGTGCTCGGCGGCCGGGTCCACCCCGCCGGTGGCTGGGCCGGTGAGCTCGGCCATGTCGACGTTGGTCACGACGAGGCCTGCGCCTGCGGGCGCCGCGGGTGCCTGGAGGCGATCGCGTCCGGCGCGGCGCTCGCCCGACGCCTCGGCGACCGGACGGCGCGGACCGTCGCCGGGGCCGCCGAGGTCGCGGCGCTGGTGCGTCGCGGCGATCGCGACGCCGTGGCCGTGTGGGACGAGGCGCTGGACGCGCTCGCGCTCGCGCTGGACTGGACCATCACCCTGCTCGCCCCCGAGGTCGTGGTGCTCGGCGGGGGCGTAGCCCTGGCCGGAGACGACCTGCTGCGGGACCCGCTCGAGGCGCGCCTGGCCGCGCGGCTGACCTTCCAGCGCCGGCCGCGCCTGGTCCTGGCCGAGCTCGGCGACCGGGCCGGCTGCATCGGCGCGGGGATCCTGGCGCGCGAGCTCATCGGTGCGGGCCGATGA
- a CDS encoding glycoside hydrolase family 35 protein, with the protein MRHKQSRSCSNEFPCDGLDPMIISGAFHYFRVHPDQWRDRLERLAIMGLDAIETYVPWNLHEPEPGRYDFTGIADLGRFLDTVAELGLDAIVRPGPYICAEWENGGLPAWLTGIPGITVRTQDQEYVDAVDRWLDALVPLIAARQRTRGGPVTMVQVENEYGSYGSDREHLRHLRDGLMARGIDVPLFTSDGADDHWLTGGTVVGALATVNFGSHPEESFATLRRHRPDDDPFCMEFWNGWFDHWGEPHHTRDAADAADVLDRMLSAGASLNFYMAHGGTNFGCWAGANHDDGYQPTVTSYDYDAPLDEAGRVTPKFWAYREVIARHRELPQVEQVRDAVAASPTLPTGEVELTESVPLRDVFDRIATVHVTSPHPPTFEELGLQHGLVRYRATIPGPRRALPLTLPGLADRAHVFLDGRLAAVVHRDDEPTLDVEVPADGLRLEVLVESMGRVNYGPRIGERKGLVGGVRHERQFVHGWTVAGLALPALPDLAFDGPAADPAAAAAWHRGTLEVEEPADAFLGLDGFTKGYVWVNGFCLGRYWDRGPQRTLFLPGTVLRSGANEVVVLELDGTTSSRVQVRDEADLG; encoded by the coding sequence TTGCGCCATAAACAATCAAGATCTTGCAGCAACGAGTTCCCGTGTGATGGGCTGGACCCGATGATCATCTCCGGTGCCTTCCACTACTTCCGCGTCCACCCCGACCAGTGGCGAGACCGGCTGGAGCGGCTCGCGATCATGGGGCTGGACGCCATCGAGACCTACGTCCCCTGGAACCTGCACGAGCCGGAGCCCGGACGCTACGACTTCACCGGCATCGCCGACCTGGGGCGCTTCCTGGACACCGTCGCCGAGCTCGGGCTGGACGCGATCGTGCGCCCCGGCCCCTACATCTGCGCGGAGTGGGAGAACGGCGGCCTGCCGGCCTGGCTCACCGGGATCCCCGGCATCACGGTGCGCACCCAGGACCAGGAGTACGTCGACGCCGTGGACCGCTGGCTCGACGCGCTCGTCCCGCTGATCGCCGCCCGGCAGCGCACCCGCGGCGGTCCGGTGACGATGGTGCAGGTGGAGAACGAGTACGGCTCCTACGGCAGCGACCGCGAGCACCTGCGGCATCTGCGCGACGGACTGATGGCCCGCGGGATCGACGTACCGCTCTTCACCTCCGACGGGGCCGACGACCACTGGCTGACCGGCGGCACCGTCGTCGGGGCGCTGGCGACGGTCAACTTCGGCAGCCACCCCGAGGAGTCCTTCGCCACGCTGCGGCGGCACCGGCCGGACGACGACCCGTTCTGCATGGAGTTCTGGAACGGCTGGTTCGACCACTGGGGGGAGCCGCATCACACGCGGGACGCGGCCGATGCCGCCGACGTCCTGGACCGGATGCTGTCGGCGGGCGCCTCGCTCAACTTCTACATGGCCCACGGCGGCACCAACTTCGGCTGCTGGGCCGGAGCCAACCACGATGACGGCTACCAGCCGACAGTCACCTCCTACGACTACGACGCCCCGCTGGACGAGGCCGGCCGGGTCACGCCGAAGTTCTGGGCCTACCGCGAGGTGATCGCCCGCCACCGCGAGCTCCCGCAGGTCGAGCAGGTCCGGGACGCGGTGGCCGCGTCCCCGACACTTCCGACCGGCGAGGTCGAGCTCACCGAGTCGGTGCCGCTGCGCGACGTCTTCGACCGGATCGCCACCGTGCACGTCACCTCGCCCCATCCTCCCACCTTCGAGGAGCTCGGCCTCCAGCACGGCCTGGTCCGCTACCGCGCCACCATCCCGGGCCCCCGGCGGGCACTTCCGCTCACGCTCCCTGGCCTGGCCGACCGCGCGCACGTCTTCCTCGACGGCCGGCTGGCCGCGGTGGTCCACCGCGACGACGAGCCCACCCTGGACGTCGAGGTCCCGGCCGACGGACTGCGCCTGGAGGTGCTGGTCGAGTCGATGGGCCGGGTCAACTACGGCCCCCGGATCGGCGAGCGCAAGGGCCTGGTCGGCGGCGTGCGGCACGAGCGGCAGTTCGTGCACGGGTGGACCGTGGCCGGCCTCGCTCTCCCCGCATTGCCCGACCTCGCCTTCGACGGCCCTGCGGCCGACCCCGCGGCGGCTGCCGCCTGGCACCGCGGAACCCTGGAGGTCGAGGAGCCCGCCGACGCGTTCCTCGGCCTCGACGGCTTCACCAAGGGATATGTCTGGGTGAACGGCTTCTGCCTGGGCCGCTACTGGGATCGCGGGCCGCAGCGCACGCTCTTCCTGCCCGGAACCGTGCTTCGGTCGGGCGCGAACGAGGTCGTGGTGCTCGAGCTCGACGGCACCACCAGCTCGCGGGTGCAGGTGCGCGACGAGGCGGACCTCGGATGA
- a CDS encoding carbohydrate ABC transporter permease, with product MAATSTAAPPGADLGARTRRRTTHTLTAWLFLAPFAVVFTVSFLGPIIASVWNSLFTVQRSATGLEPARRVFAGVDNYAEVLGSEVFWQGIGRVLLFGVFQIPLMIVGALVLALMIDSLSARFVALSRIVYFLPFAIPGVIAAIVWAYLYSPSLSPLSTALEAVGLDRGLFLEQNVLLLSMANITTWTFTGYNMLIFLSALKTVPSDLYEAARIDGASAWSIVWHIKVPLVRNALLLTVLLSIIGTIQLFSEPFVLRKVANVSADYTPMMMAYNAACGNNDFGAAGAISVVLAVIAGLLAFGYSRVQARFSR from the coding sequence GTGGCTGCCACCTCCACCGCCGCCCCGCCGGGTGCGGACCTCGGGGCCCGCACTCGGCGGCGTACGACGCACACCCTCACCGCCTGGCTGTTCCTCGCGCCGTTCGCGGTGGTCTTCACCGTGTCCTTCCTCGGCCCGATCATCGCCTCGGTGTGGAACAGCCTCTTCACCGTGCAGCGCTCGGCCACCGGCCTGGAGCCGGCACGCCGGGTCTTCGCCGGCGTCGACAACTACGCCGAGGTGCTCGGCTCGGAGGTCTTCTGGCAGGGCATCGGCAGGGTGCTGCTGTTCGGCGTCTTCCAGATCCCGCTGATGATCGTCGGCGCGCTCGTGCTCGCGCTGATGATCGACTCGCTCTCCGCACGATTCGTCGCGCTCTCCCGGATCGTCTACTTCCTGCCGTTCGCGATCCCGGGAGTGATCGCGGCGATCGTGTGGGCCTACCTCTACTCGCCGTCGCTGAGCCCGCTCTCGACCGCCCTGGAGGCGGTCGGCCTGGACCGGGGGCTCTTCCTGGAGCAGAACGTGCTGCTGCTCTCGATGGCCAACATCACCACCTGGACCTTCACCGGATACAACATGCTGATCTTCCTGTCCGCCCTCAAGACGGTCCCCTCGGACCTCTACGAGGCCGCCCGGATCGACGGCGCCAGCGCCTGGTCGATCGTCTGGCACATCAAGGTGCCCCTGGTGCGCAACGCCCTGCTGCTGACCGTGCTGCTCTCGATCATCGGCACCATCCAGCTGTTCAGCGAGCCGTTCGTGCTCCGCAAGGTGGCCAACGTGAGCGCCGACTACACGCCGATGATGATGGCCTACAACGCCGCCTGCGGGAACAACGACTTCGGTGCGGCGGGCGCCATCTCGGTGGTGCTCGCGGTCATCGCCGGCCTGCTCGCGTTCGGCTACTCCCGGGTCCAGGCGAGGTTCAGCCGATGA
- a CDS encoding ABC transporter substrate-binding protein — protein MRNTATRRVRQRLVAITTVALAGTALAACGSGSEDSQGAGSTDPSAPIEYWHRLPDVKGATTVDELVADYNKQSDGAKVTATTMQGAAVDSYPKIATAVQSGSAPCLAQVGSERMPDLLSTGQLMDVTEYAQKYEDEYLPYAWSRATVGGSTYGIPQDTAPLALFYRADVFKRLGIEPPTTWAEYRAASEKVKADNPKARLGNLPADPYFPMSWPPPTVPSGGASRATGAGRSTSTPSRPPRSSTSGRA, from the coding sequence ATGAGGAACACCGCCACCCGACGCGTCCGCCAGCGGCTGGTCGCCATCACCACCGTCGCGCTGGCCGGCACCGCGCTCGCCGCCTGCGGCTCGGGCTCGGAAGACTCCCAGGGAGCCGGGTCCACCGACCCCTCGGCGCCGATCGAGTACTGGCACCGGCTCCCCGACGTCAAGGGCGCGACCACCGTCGACGAGCTCGTCGCCGACTACAACAAGCAGTCCGACGGCGCGAAGGTCACCGCCACCACGATGCAGGGCGCCGCGGTCGACTCCTACCCCAAGATCGCCACCGCCGTGCAGAGCGGCAGCGCGCCCTGCCTGGCCCAGGTCGGATCGGAGCGGATGCCCGACCTGCTCTCCACCGGTCAGCTGATGGACGTCACCGAGTACGCCCAGAAGTACGAGGACGAGTACCTCCCCTACGCCTGGTCGCGCGCCACGGTCGGCGGGTCGACGTACGGCATCCCCCAGGACACCGCTCCGCTCGCGCTGTTCTATCGCGCCGACGTCTTCAAGCGCCTGGGCATCGAGCCGCCCACGACGTGGGCGGAGTATCGCGCGGCCTCGGAGAAGGTGAAGGCCGACAATCCGAAGGCCCGCCTGGGCAACCTGCCAGCCGACCCCTACTTCCCGATGTCCTGGCCGCCTCCAACGGTGCCGAGTGGTGGAGCCTCGAGGGCGACCGGGGCTGGTCGGTCAACATCGACTCCGAGCAGACCGCCGAGGTCATCGACTTCTGGCAGGGCCTGA
- a CDS encoding extracellular solute-binding protein, producing the protein MAASNGAEWWSLEGDRGWSVNIDSEQTAEVIDFWQGLIDDDLTAQTPDFTPELNKQLNSGEIVSLIQPSWYAPLLADFTPKTAGKWAVAQIPSFEGGEQLVGQNGGSVVAVLKGCKNPEGAVEFAHWLNTQTEELMALGLFPATVEDSLKTPKGLADFYGGQPIFDEFLKANEAAAVDFSYAPAIFDALTALGDGMTTTATQGAPLSDAIAEAQETSVASMEDAGITVVD; encoded by the coding sequence CTGGCCGCCTCCAACGGTGCCGAGTGGTGGAGCCTCGAGGGCGACCGGGGCTGGTCGGTCAACATCGACTCCGAGCAGACCGCCGAGGTCATCGACTTCTGGCAGGGCCTGATCGACGACGACCTGACCGCGCAGACCCCGGACTTCACCCCCGAGCTGAACAAGCAGCTGAACTCCGGCGAGATCGTCTCGCTCATCCAGCCGTCCTGGTACGCCCCGCTGCTGGCCGACTTCACGCCCAAGACCGCCGGCAAGTGGGCCGTGGCCCAGATCCCGTCCTTCGAGGGCGGCGAGCAGCTCGTCGGCCAGAACGGCGGCTCGGTGGTCGCCGTACTCAAGGGCTGCAAGAACCCCGAGGGCGCCGTGGAGTTCGCCCACTGGCTCAACACCCAGACCGAGGAGCTGATGGCGCTCGGCCTCTTCCCGGCGACGGTCGAGGACTCGCTGAAGACGCCGAAGGGCCTGGCCGACTTCTACGGCGGCCAGCCGATCTTCGACGAGTTCCTCAAGGCCAACGAGGCCGCTGCCGTCGACTTCTCCTACGCCCCGGCGATCTTCGACGCCCTGACGGCGCTCGGCGACGGCATGACCACGACCGCCACCCAGGGTGCACCCCTCTCCGACGCGATCGCCGAGGCCCAGGAGACCTCGGTGGCGTCGATGGAGGACGCCGGCATCACCGTCGTCGACTGA
- a CDS encoding Gfo/Idh/MocA family protein, translated as MSAPLRVGLVGLGLRSGIARHLAGQDLPARVTAVCDPLPARRAAAVEEYGEVRQVAVHTDLLDGSVDAVILTSPDDLHEQQAIDFLQAGVAVFVDKPLAITTEGCDRVLATAAATGTRLYVGHNMRHMPVITTMRGLILEGHIGEVRAVWCRHFVGHGGDYYFKDWHADRRRTTGLLLQKGAHDLDVIHWLAGGYTRRTHAIGALAVYGGITDRGGQGERTLLDWFDPEANWPPASLTGLNDVVDVEDVSMMQMVLDNGVLASYQQCHFTPDYWRNYTVIGTQGRLENFGDQEGAVVRVWNSRRSGYREDADLVVPVPAADGGHGGADPRLIAEFVRYAREGGETLTSPVAAREAVAAGFAATTSLRSGGVVVDVPEPPLTP; from the coding sequence ATGAGCGCGCCACTGCGCGTCGGTCTCGTCGGCCTCGGCCTGCGCAGCGGGATCGCCCGGCACCTGGCCGGCCAGGACCTGCCGGCACGGGTCACGGCGGTCTGTGACCCGCTGCCCGCCCGTCGGGCCGCTGCGGTCGAGGAGTACGGCGAGGTCCGTCAGGTCGCCGTACACACCGACCTGCTCGACGGCTCGGTGGACGCGGTCATCCTCACCTCCCCGGACGACCTGCACGAGCAGCAGGCGATCGACTTCCTGCAAGCCGGCGTGGCCGTCTTCGTGGACAAGCCGCTCGCGATCACCACCGAGGGCTGCGACCGGGTGCTCGCGACCGCGGCCGCGACCGGCACCCGGCTCTATGTCGGTCACAACATGCGGCACATGCCGGTCATCACCACCATGCGCGGCCTGATCCTCGAGGGCCACATCGGCGAGGTCCGAGCGGTCTGGTGCCGGCACTTCGTCGGGCACGGCGGCGACTACTACTTCAAGGACTGGCACGCCGACCGGCGGCGGACCACGGGCCTGCTGCTGCAGAAGGGCGCCCACGACCTGGACGTCATCCATTGGCTGGCCGGCGGCTACACCCGGCGCACCCATGCGATCGGCGCGCTCGCGGTGTACGGCGGGATCACCGACCGCGGCGGCCAGGGCGAGCGCACCCTGCTCGACTGGTTCGACCCGGAGGCCAACTGGCCGCCTGCATCCCTCACCGGGCTGAACGACGTGGTCGACGTGGAGGACGTCTCGATGATGCAGATGGTGCTCGACAACGGCGTCCTGGCCAGCTATCAGCAGTGCCACTTCACGCCCGACTACTGGCGCAACTACACGGTGATCGGCACCCAGGGGCGGCTGGAGAACTTCGGCGACCAGGAGGGAGCCGTGGTCAGGGTGTGGAACTCCCGCCGCAGCGGATACCGCGAGGACGCCGACCTGGTCGTGCCCGTCCCCGCCGCCGACGGCGGCCACGGCGGTGCCGACCCGCGGCTGATCGCCGAGTTCGTCCGCTATGCCCGCGAGGGTGGGGAGACCCTCACCTCGCCGGTGGCCGCCCGGGAGGCGGTGGCCGCGGGCTTCGCGGCCACCACGTCCCTGCGCAGCGGGGGAGTCGTGGTCGACGTGCCCGAGCCGCCGCTCACCCCTTGA
- a CDS encoding class II fructose-bisphosphate aldolase: MPLTPTGDVVSAAQRARCAVGAFNVIQLESAEAIVRGAESADLPVIMQISENCVRYHGALAPIARATLAMAEAAKVPVSVHLDHAECPELVHEAVELGFTSVMYDGARLDYDANVSATRELVQACHAAGVWVEAELGEIGGKEGAHAPGVRTDPGEAAEFVVATGVDALAVAVGSEHAMLTRDAALDHRLIARLASATPVPLVLHGSSGVSDRELVRAADGGMAKINVSTHLNKVFTGAVREHLRAHPRVVDTRKYLAPGRAAMADEVGRLLRLLAGRGPSSAQR, from the coding sequence ATGCCCCTCACACCGACCGGTGACGTCGTATCCGCCGCGCAGCGCGCCCGCTGCGCGGTCGGTGCGTTCAATGTGATCCAGCTGGAGAGCGCCGAGGCGATCGTCCGCGGCGCCGAGTCCGCCGACCTGCCCGTGATCATGCAGATCAGTGAGAACTGCGTGCGCTACCACGGCGCCCTGGCGCCGATCGCCCGCGCGACGCTGGCGATGGCGGAGGCGGCGAAGGTGCCGGTGTCGGTGCACCTGGACCACGCCGAGTGCCCCGAGCTGGTCCACGAGGCGGTCGAGCTGGGGTTCACCTCGGTGATGTACGACGGCGCCCGGCTGGACTACGACGCCAACGTGTCGGCGACCCGCGAGCTGGTGCAGGCCTGCCATGCCGCGGGGGTGTGGGTCGAGGCCGAGCTGGGGGAGATCGGGGGCAAGGAGGGCGCACATGCGCCCGGGGTCCGCACCGATCCCGGCGAGGCCGCCGAGTTCGTCGTCGCCACCGGCGTCGACGCGCTGGCCGTGGCCGTGGGCTCCGAGCACGCGATGCTCACCCGGGACGCCGCCCTGGACCACCGGCTGATCGCCCGGCTGGCGTCGGCCACCCCCGTGCCCCTGGTGTTGCACGGCTCCTCCGGGGTCAGCGACCGCGAGCTCGTGCGGGCCGCCGACGGGGGCATGGCCAAGATCAACGTCTCCACGCATCTGAACAAGGTGTTCACCGGTGCCGTTCGTGAGCATCTGCGCGCGCATCCCCGGGTCGTCGACACCAGGAAGTACCTCGCGCCCGGGCGTGCGGCGATGGCCGACGAGGTGGGTCGGCTGCTCCGCCTGCTCGCCGGCCGAGGACCGAGCTCAGCGCAGCGCTGA
- a CDS encoding 1-phosphofructokinase family hexose kinase produces MILTVTLNAALDVTYPVASLVPHSTHRVESASARAGGKGVNVARVLHGAGEPVLATGLAGGVTGAAIRADLRTAGVPEALVYLAGESRRTVAVVAADTGDATLFNEPGPEVSDAEWAAFLAAYDDLVGRADVVVCSGSLPPGVATDAYAELVTRAGDVPVIVDASGPSLVAAAAAGAALLKPNLPEAVATTGQQDPVVAGRTLRDHGAGAVVVSAGADGLVAVTPDGSWRATPPAPLPGNPTGAGDASVAALAAGLRTGMDWPARLRAAVAWSAGAVAAPLAGDVDATTRDRTADAVRIKEIDAPHTDR; encoded by the coding sequence ATGATCCTGACCGTCACGCTCAACGCGGCGCTGGACGTCACCTACCCCGTCGCTTCGCTGGTCCCGCACAGCACCCACCGGGTCGAGAGTGCGTCGGCCCGTGCCGGGGGCAAGGGCGTCAACGTCGCCCGCGTGCTGCACGGCGCCGGCGAGCCGGTGCTCGCCACGGGACTGGCCGGAGGCGTCACCGGCGCCGCGATCCGGGCCGACCTGCGGACGGCCGGTGTGCCGGAGGCCCTGGTCTACCTGGCGGGGGAGTCGCGCCGTACCGTCGCCGTAGTCGCCGCGGACACCGGCGACGCCACCCTCTTCAACGAGCCGGGCCCGGAGGTGAGCGACGCGGAGTGGGCCGCGTTCCTGGCTGCGTACGACGACCTGGTCGGCCGCGCCGACGTCGTGGTCTGCTCGGGCAGCCTGCCGCCCGGGGTCGCGACGGACGCCTACGCCGAGCTCGTCACCCGCGCCGGGGACGTCCCGGTCATCGTCGACGCCTCCGGGCCGTCGCTGGTGGCCGCGGCGGCCGCGGGAGCCGCGCTGCTCAAGCCCAACCTGCCGGAGGCGGTCGCGACCACCGGGCAGCAGGACCCCGTCGTCGCGGGCCGGACACTGCGCGACCACGGCGCCGGTGCCGTGGTGGTCTCGGCGGGCGCCGACGGCCTGGTCGCCGTCACCCCGGACGGCTCCTGGCGCGCCACCCCGCCCGCGCCGCTGCCCGGCAACCCCACCGGAGCCGGTGACGCGTCCGTGGCCGCCCTGGCGGCCGGACTTCGCACCGGCATGGACTGGCCCGCGCGGTTGCGCGCGGCCGTCGCCTGGTCCGCCGGTGCGGTGGCCGCACCCCTGGCGGGCGACGTCGACGCCACCACCCGCGACCGCACCGCGGACGCCGTACGAATCAAGGAGATCGATGCCCCTCACACCGACCGGTGA